A stretch of Planococcus citri chromosome 5, ihPlaCitr1.1, whole genome shotgun sequence DNA encodes these proteins:
- the LOC135847360 gene encoding probable cytochrome P450 305a1, producing MSLFIAYCFFVISILYLISTVTKPSKCPPGPCRWPIVGNTFLMKKLSEKLGGQYKALIKLHQDYKSNIISLKLGSDEYIVVFGRKLVQQVFIRNEFQGRPDDFFIRLRTMGSRKGITMTDGKLWQEQRNFTERQLKQLGFGKLVTENLIKNKLHELLNSLDNQRENISLNKVFSASFLDVLWTITGGKQFSKDGDKLDELLQLLRARCGAFDMAGGLLNQFPWLRFVAPDYCGYTGIQSLNVKLFELFQGIISEHKKTITNDMRDFIDVYLHEMESSNPDTSTFTDDQLIAICLDFFLAGTLTTSNTLDFAVLATINNPKVQQKLHEEIDKVLKCNQIPSIEDKTKLPYVEALLQESQRFQHIVPTAGPRRVLKNTTLDGYHISKNTIVLMSLRSIHYDKARWNDPEVFRPERFLTEDGKLIHDEGLCIFGLGKRRCPGEVLVKSFLFSTFTALFNRYKITFSDDPGPTSMPKAGILLTPQPYTVNLEVRKVQ from the exons ATGTCGTTGTTTATCGcgtattgtttttttgtaatttctattCTGTATTTGATTTCAACGGTAACAAAGCCGTCCAAATGTCCTCCAG gtCCTTGCAGATGGCCCATTGTTGGCAATACGTTTCTTATGAAAAAACTAAGCGAAAAATTAGGTGGCCAATACAAAGCTTTGATAAAGTTACACCAAGATTACAAATCAAACATAATAAGTCTGAAGTTGGGCAGTGATGAATACATTGTAGTTTTTGGACGCAAACTAGTGCAACAAGTTTTCAtaagaaatgaatttcaagGAAGAccggatgatttttttattaggttAAGAACTATGGGTTCCAGAAAAG GTATTACCATGACTGATGGTAAACTATGGCAGGAACAAAGAAATTTCACTGAAAGGCAACTGAAACAATTAGGTTTTGGTAAACTGGTGACtgaaaatcttatcaaaaataaactccacGAATTGCTTAATTCACTGGATAACCAGCGAGAGAATATTTCTTTGAATAAAGTATTTTCGGCGTCATTTTTGGATGTCTTGTGGACGATCACCGGTGGTAAACAGTTCTCCAAAGACGGCGATAAACTCGATGAACTATTACAGTTATTACGTGCGCGTTGCGGCGCCTTTGATATGGCCGGTGGATTATTGAACCAGTTTCCTTGGTTGAGATTCGTTGCCCCGGATTATTGTGGTTATACGGGGATTCAGTCTTTGAACGTCAAattatttgaactttttcaa GGAATCATTAGTGAACACAAAAAAACTATTACCAATGACATGAGAGATTTTATAGACGTTTATTTGCATGAGATGGAATCTTCTAATCCAGATACTAGCACGTTTAcag atgACCAATTGATCGCCATTTGCTTGGATTTCTTCCTTGCTGGTACCCTGACAACAAGCAACACATTGGATTTTGCAGTGCTAGCAACTATAAATAATCCCAAAGTGCAACAAAAACTTCATGAGGAAATCGATAAAGTTTTGAAGTGTAATCAAATACCATCAATTGAAGACAaaacaaa ACTACCATACGTTGAAGCACTGTTACAGGAATCACAAAGATTCCAACATATTGTACCCACTGCAGGACCTAGAAGGGTTTTAAAAAACACTACATTGGACGGATATCACATTTccaag AATACGATTGTTTTGATGAGTTTGAGATCGATCCATTATGACAAAGCTAGATGGAATGATCCTGAAGTATTCAGACCTGAACGATTTTTAACTGAAGATGGGAAACTTATTCATGATGAAGGGTTATGTATTTTTGGTTTGG GGAAAAGACGCTGTCCTGGCGAAGTGCTggtgaaaagttttttgttttcaactttcacTGCACTTTTCAATCGCTACAAAATTACATTCTCTGATGATCCAGGACCCACTTCTATGCCAAAAGCTGGAATTTTGTTGACACCTCAACCATATACCGTTAATTTGGAAGTTCGCAAAGTTCAAtga
- the LOC135847614 gene encoding etoposide-induced protein 2.4 homolog, translating into MEVNKIYAIIRAFLKGAVDSVKGTVSLFYLDGKISEKVAASERIKRTDSARKKKSLPSSNVKNPKILKRIIQCCGLNGGVFWLSLILFEYVLLPCLNYLLVSLLGQSTVASTVWSWTTPVLYWIFSTLWVMPLFLLSKIVNTLWFQDIADSAFWCTQGRSHYFSSCSKFIADSLFSLVIQTLFLLQAMFVSLFPIAHLGEILSIVHMCMLYSLYAFEYKWCKLGWELHQRLLFIEANWPYFVGFGLPLSVLTALPQSYIVSACVFSILFPLFIISANEAKPVTKVCDVQLQLFSFVITLSNGIFNKTVKKSTTLAGTPLKKIK; encoded by the exons ATGGAAGTTAACAAAATTTAT GCAATAATCAGAGCCTTTTTAAAAGGCGCCGTCGATAGTGTCAAAGGAACGGTATCTCTTTTCTATTTAGATGGAAAAATAAGCGAGAAAGTAGCAGCGTCTGAGCGAATCAAACGAACAGATTCTGCACGAAAAAAGAAATCTCTACCTTCGTCTAATGTCAA aAACCCGAAAATATTGAAGAGAATCATACAGTGTTGTGGTCTAAATGGCGGAGTGTTTTGGTTAAGTTTAATTCTATTCGAATACGTGCTATTACCATGTCTAAACTATTTATTAGTTTCATTGCTGGGTCAATCTACAGTAGCCAGTACTGTGTGGTCTTGGACGACACCTGTGCTGTATTGGATATTTAGCACGTTATGGGTTATGCCTTTATTTCTACTGAGTAAAATCGTCAACACGTTATGGTTTCAG GACATAGCTGATTCGGCGTTTTGGTGTACTCAAGGACGGTCACATTATTTTTCTAGTTGCAGTAAATTTATCGCCGATTCGTTGTTCAGTTTGGTGattcaaactttatttttgttACAA GCTATGTTCGTGAGTTTATTTCCAATCGCTCATCTCGGAGAAATACTCAGTATTGTGCACATGTGTATGCTATATTCGTTATACGCTTTCGAATATAAATGGTGTAAATTAGGATGGGAACTACACCAACGATTGCTCTTCATCGAAGCAAACTGGCCATATTTTGTCGGTTTTGGGTTACCATTATCTGTGCTTACAGCTCTTCCTCAATCATACATCGTTAG CGCTTGTGTATTTTCGATACTGTTCCCATTATTTATAATAAGCGCAAATGAAGCTAAACCGGTGACTAAAGTTTG tgATGTTCAGTTGCAATTATTCTCTTTTGTGATAACCTTATCGAATggtattttcaataaaacagTCAAGAAGTCGACGACGCTCGCTGGTACacctctgaaaaaaatcaaataa